One part of the Deltaproteobacteria bacterium genome encodes these proteins:
- a CDS encoding phosphotransferase family protein, which produces MSDLAERFAAYAARKLDGAREVRVSGLDRIPGGASRETYRLVLHYEQHGRAHERRLILRRDPPGSLIDTERRLEFAAYAAFWNTAVPVPEAIWLEEDPAHLDYAFCVMQELAGFEASPAMLLAPPYAEHREKIGAQKWQILGEIAKADPNKLGLVGVMKDVAPAECWQRELGYWEGVIDEDELEPQPIMRAVIRWLRNNPPPPAQKISVVHGDYRTGNFLYDTAGDIHAILDWEMAHLGDPLEDLAWGLNPVWMWARDGRAGGLLPRAHAIRTWESASGLRADPAALQWWELFSCVKGQGIWVSSAREYQTGKNQDPILAISGYLMTNAQDRAALHLLGRLT; this is translated from the coding sequence ATGAGCGATCTCGCCGAACGCTTCGCGGCCTACGCCGCGCGCAAGCTCGACGGCGCGCGCGAGGTGCGCGTGAGCGGGCTCGATCGCATCCCCGGCGGCGCCTCGCGCGAGACGTATCGCCTCGTGCTGCACTACGAGCAGCACGGCCGCGCGCACGAGCGAAGGCTCATCTTGCGCCGCGACCCGCCCGGCTCGCTGATCGACACCGAGCGCCGCCTCGAGTTCGCCGCCTACGCCGCGTTCTGGAACACGGCGGTGCCGGTGCCCGAAGCGATCTGGCTCGAGGAAGACCCGGCGCATCTCGACTACGCGTTCTGCGTGATGCAGGAGCTCGCGGGCTTCGAGGCGTCGCCCGCGATGCTGCTCGCGCCGCCGTACGCCGAGCACCGCGAGAAGATCGGCGCGCAGAAGTGGCAGATTCTCGGCGAGATCGCGAAGGCTGACCCCAACAAGCTCGGCCTCGTCGGCGTGATGAAGGACGTCGCGCCGGCGGAGTGCTGGCAGCGCGAGCTCGGCTACTGGGAAGGCGTGATCGACGAGGACGAGCTCGAGCCGCAGCCGATCATGCGCGCCGTGATCCGCTGGCTGCGCAACAACCCGCCGCCGCCCGCGCAGAAGATCTCCGTCGTCCACGGCGACTACCGCACGGGCAACTTCCTCTACGACACCGCGGGCGACATCCACGCGATCCTCGATTGGGAGATGGCGCACCTCGGCGACCCGCTCGAAGACCTCGCCTGGGGCCTCAATCCCGTGTGGATGTGGGCGCGAGACGGGCGCGCGGGCGGCCTGCTTCCGAGGGCCCACGCGATCCGCACGTGGGAGTCCGCGAGCGGCCTGCGCGCCGACCCCGCGGCGCTGCAGTGGTGGGAGCTGTTCTCCTGCGTGAAGGGCCAGGGCATCTGGGTCTCGAGCGCGCGCGAGTACCAGACGGGCAAGAACCAAGACCCGATCCTCGCGATCTCGGGCTACCTGATGACGAACGCGCAGGACCGCGCCGCGCTCCACTTGTTAGGGAGGCTCACGTGA
- a CDS encoding DUF4180 domain-containing protein, with product MCVLSESGPLLRAERDALDAMGEAYGSEYDWLAIPVARFAPECFELKTRVLGEMLQKFVNYGVRVAIVGDVGAYVAGSDSFRDFVRETNRGRQLWFAATLEDLAERLASRGAGTRS from the coding sequence GTGTGCGTGCTCTCGGAGTCGGGGCCTTTGCTACGTGCGGAGCGGGATGCGCTCGATGCGATGGGGGAGGCGTACGGGAGCGAGTACGACTGGCTCGCGATTCCCGTCGCGCGCTTTGCGCCGGAGTGCTTTGAGCTGAAGACGCGCGTGCTCGGGGAGATGCTGCAGAAGTTCGTGAACTACGGAGTGCGCGTCGCGATCGTCGGAGACGTCGGTGCGTACGTCGCGGGCAGCGATTCCTTCCGCGACTTCGTGCGCGAGACGAATCGCGGGCGCCAGCTTTGGTTCGCCGCGACTCTCGAGGATCTGGCAGAGCGCCTTGCGTCGCGAGGCGCCGGAACGCGGAGCTAG
- a CDS encoding ferredoxin--NADP reductase: MRETPLSFHGLRVREVIRETHDTLSYVFEIPAELSERFRYRAGQFLTFKVPHAGGELLRCYSLSSAPETDAAPKVTVKLVPGGRGSGWFHAHVAAGTTLQVMQPAGRFTLHDGERALVLFAGGSGVTPILSLIKAALATTQRRMRLFYANRDATSVIFRAELDALAAAHVGRLEVIHHLDAEQGLTSRPEVERVHAGFEQADAYLCGPGPFMELVEQALLARGHSRDHLWIERFEGVGEHSQAGAAAVAAAENASGVPREVVVHLDKTAHRIPYAKGQSLLAAARKAGLGAPFACEEGYCGSCAARCLRGKVTMVANDVFTPEEVAQGWVLTCQGHAVGEECEISWDQ, encoded by the coding sequence CTGCGGGAGACTCCGTTGTCGTTCCATGGCCTGCGCGTTCGAGAAGTGATCCGCGAGACGCACGACACGCTCTCGTACGTGTTCGAGATCCCCGCCGAGCTCTCCGAGCGCTTCCGCTACCGCGCGGGGCAGTTCCTCACGTTCAAGGTTCCCCACGCCGGCGGCGAGCTGCTGCGCTGCTACTCGCTTTCGAGCGCGCCCGAGACGGACGCCGCGCCGAAGGTCACGGTGAAGCTCGTGCCCGGCGGCCGCGGCTCGGGCTGGTTCCACGCACACGTCGCCGCGGGGACGACGCTTCAGGTGATGCAGCCCGCCGGGCGCTTCACGCTGCACGACGGCGAGCGCGCGCTCGTGCTCTTCGCGGGCGGTAGCGGCGTGACGCCGATCCTCTCGCTGATCAAGGCCGCGCTCGCGACGACGCAGCGGCGCATGCGCCTCTTCTACGCGAACCGCGACGCCACCTCGGTGATCTTTCGCGCCGAGCTCGACGCGCTCGCGGCCGCGCACGTGGGCCGCCTCGAAGTGATCCATCACCTCGACGCCGAGCAGGGGCTCACGTCGCGCCCCGAGGTCGAGCGCGTGCACGCCGGCTTCGAGCAAGCAGACGCGTACCTGTGCGGCCCCGGTCCGTTCATGGAGCTCGTCGAGCAGGCGCTACTCGCCCGCGGGCACTCGCGCGATCACCTCTGGATCGAGCGCTTCGAGGGCGTGGGCGAGCACTCGCAGGCTGGCGCCGCGGCAGTCGCGGCGGCGGAGAACGCGAGCGGTGTGCCGCGCGAAGTGGTGGTGCACCTCGACAAGACCGCGCACCGCATCCCGTACGCGAAGGGCCAGAGCCTGCTGGCCGCAGCGCGCAAAGCGGGCCTCGGAGCGCCATTCGCGTGCGAGGAGGGCTACTGCGGCTCGTGCGCCGCGCGCTGCCTGCGCGGCAAGGTGACGATGGTCGCGAACGACGTGTTCACGCCGGAAGAGGTTGCTCAGGGTTGGGTGCTGACGTGCCAGGGGCACGCGGTGGGCGAGGAGTGCGAGATTTCGTGGGATCAGTGA
- a CDS encoding cytochrome P450 encodes MPIDLLDGDFYARGPHDAFRWMRANAPVYWDEKNRLWGVTRHAHVQEAAKDPDRFCSSGGSRPDSPPIPSMINMDAPLHRRRRALVNKGFTPRRIEEQEQKARAACQRLLDAVAPRGACDWVRDVARHLPMIMIGDMLGVAEADHERLLKWSDDMLLGTNANATPEARATAMKAGVEWITYHAQVVADRRAKPPGDDLISTLVYAEIDGERLDDEALRQEALLILIGGDETTRHVLTGGLYELLRNPAQRDALVRDPSRISVAIEEMLRWVTPIQNMNRTATRDLEFHGARIRKGEKLLLLYPSANRDEAVFEDPYRFDTARDPNEHLTFGGYGPHFCLGASLARLELRVMFEELLARLPDVELATDAPPPMRPSNFITGIERLPIRWKPRS; translated from the coding sequence ATGCCGATCGACTTGCTCGACGGCGATTTCTACGCGCGGGGGCCGCACGACGCGTTTCGCTGGATGCGCGCGAACGCGCCGGTGTATTGGGACGAGAAGAACCGGCTGTGGGGCGTGACCCGGCACGCGCACGTCCAGGAGGCCGCGAAGGACCCCGATCGCTTCTGCAGCAGCGGCGGCTCGCGCCCGGACTCGCCGCCGATTCCGTCGATGATCAACATGGACGCGCCACTGCATCGCCGGCGCCGCGCGCTGGTGAACAAGGGCTTCACGCCGCGGCGCATCGAGGAGCAGGAGCAGAAGGCGCGCGCCGCGTGCCAGCGGCTGCTCGACGCGGTGGCGCCGCGCGGTGCGTGCGACTGGGTGCGCGACGTCGCGCGGCACCTGCCCATGATCATGATCGGCGACATGCTCGGCGTCGCGGAAGCCGACCACGAGCGCCTGCTGAAGTGGTCCGACGACATGCTGCTCGGCACCAACGCGAACGCGACGCCCGAGGCGCGCGCCACTGCCATGAAGGCCGGCGTCGAGTGGATCACGTACCACGCGCAGGTGGTCGCCGATCGCCGCGCCAAGCCGCCCGGCGACGATCTCATCTCCACGCTCGTCTACGCCGAGATCGACGGCGAGCGCCTCGACGACGAGGCGCTGCGGCAAGAGGCGCTGCTCATCCTGATCGGCGGCGACGAGACCACGCGCCACGTGCTCACCGGCGGGCTCTACGAGTTGTTACGGAATCCGGCGCAGAGGGACGCGCTCGTGCGCGATCCGAGCCGCATCTCCGTCGCGATCGAGGAGATGCTGCGCTGGGTCACGCCCATCCAGAACATGAACCGCACCGCGACGCGCGACCTCGAGTTCCACGGCGCGCGCATTCGCAAGGGCGAGAAGTTGTTGCTGCTCTACCCCTCCGCGAACCGCGACGAAGCCGTGTTCGAAGACCCGTACCGCTTCGACACCGCGCGCGACCCCAACGAGCACCTTACGTTCGGCGGCTACGGCCCGCACTTCTGCCTCGGCGCCTCGCTCGCCCGCCTCGAGCTGCGCGTCATGTTCGAGGAGTTGCTCGCCCGCCTCCCCGACGTCGAGCTCGCCACCGACGCCCCGCCTCCGATGCGCCCCTCGAACTTCATCACCGGCATCGAGCGCCTCCCGATCCGCTGGAAGCCGCGGTCGTGA
- a CDS encoding DUF420 domain-containing protein, with protein sequence MNPKLLFWCWALANMALVLGLAVRGVLAIRANQIEGHRRSMTWAGFFVVAFLVAYVVKRVTLGGEDLDAWSSAARVNLYVHETFVATMLIAGGFAFALGRKLARTRRVTQNANDPLAPRETISRHRLAGRIAVFAAVFGFLTACGILGGMLVRG encoded by the coding sequence ATGAATCCCAAGCTGCTGTTCTGGTGCTGGGCGCTCGCGAACATGGCCCTGGTGCTCGGCCTCGCGGTGCGCGGCGTGCTCGCGATTCGAGCGAACCAGATCGAGGGTCACCGCCGCTCGATGACGTGGGCAGGCTTCTTCGTCGTCGCGTTTCTCGTGGCGTACGTCGTGAAGCGCGTGACGCTCGGCGGCGAGGATCTCGACGCGTGGAGCAGCGCCGCGCGCGTCAACCTCTACGTCCACGAGACCTTCGTCGCGACGATGCTGATCGCCGGCGGCTTCGCGTTCGCGCTCGGCCGCAAGCTCGCGCGCACGCGGCGCGTCACGCAGAACGCGAACGACCCCCTCGCCCCGCGCGAGACGATCTCGCGCCATCGGCTCGCAGGGCGCATCGCGGTTTTCGCCGCGGTGTTCGGCTTCCTCACCGCGTGCGGAATCCTCGGCGGGATGCTGGTTCGGGGTTAG
- a CDS encoding glutathione S-transferase family protein, with translation MITLYDYLESGNAYKVRLLLTLRGIPFRRVELDILKRETRTPEFLAKNPNGRIPAVELEDGRVLFESNAILAYFAEGTDLAWRDAWERAQILQWMFFEQYSHEPNIATLRFWHFAKLLSTKTPAEIEAKQTWGNAALAIMDAQLATRAFFVGERFTIADIALFAYTHVAGEGAFELARYPHVQRWIARIEAQPKFVPITKDFGVPASPIPE, from the coding sequence ATGATCACGCTCTACGACTACCTCGAGTCCGGCAACGCGTACAAGGTGCGGCTCCTCCTCACGCTGCGCGGGATTCCGTTCCGCCGCGTCGAGCTCGACATCCTGAAGCGCGAGACGCGCACTCCCGAGTTCCTCGCGAAGAACCCGAACGGTCGCATCCCCGCCGTCGAGCTCGAGGACGGGCGCGTGCTGTTCGAGTCGAACGCGATCCTCGCGTACTTCGCCGAGGGCACCGACCTCGCGTGGCGCGACGCGTGGGAGCGTGCGCAGATCCTGCAGTGGATGTTCTTCGAGCAGTACAGCCACGAGCCGAACATCGCGACGCTGCGCTTCTGGCACTTCGCGAAGCTGCTCTCGACGAAGACGCCCGCCGAGATCGAGGCGAAGCAGACCTGGGGCAACGCCGCGCTCGCGATCATGGACGCGCAGCTCGCGACGCGCGCGTTCTTCGTCGGCGAGCGCTTCACGATCGCGGACATCGCGCTGTTCGCGTACACGCACGTCGCCGGCGAGGGCGCCTTCGAGCTCGCGCGCTACCCGCACGTGCAGCGCTGGATCGCGCGCATTGAAGCGCAGCCGAAGTTCGTGCCGATCACGAAAGACTTCGGAGTCCCCGCGTCGCCCATTCCTGAGTGA
- a CDS encoding carboxymuconolactone decarboxylase family protein codes for MGFVPNSMLTMARSPQLLRAFAGLAMTVLGPGTLSAELKQLVAHVASLAAGCRYCQAHTGGSAARAGASHAKVGAAFEFETSALFSAAERAALRLARDAAQAPSLASDAHFAELREHFSEAQITELVSVIALFGFLNRWNDTMATTLEPEPRAFASEALSRAGWKIGAHG; via the coding sequence ATGGGCTTCGTGCCCAACAGCATGCTCACGATGGCGCGCAGCCCGCAGTTGCTGCGGGCATTCGCGGGCCTCGCGATGACCGTGCTCGGCCCCGGCACGCTCAGCGCGGAGCTGAAGCAGCTCGTCGCCCACGTCGCGAGCCTCGCCGCCGGTTGCCGCTATTGCCAAGCCCACACCGGCGGGAGCGCCGCGCGTGCGGGTGCGAGCCACGCAAAGGTCGGCGCCGCGTTCGAGTTCGAGACGAGCGCGCTCTTCAGCGCGGCCGAGCGCGCAGCGCTGCGCCTCGCGCGCGACGCTGCGCAGGCCCCCTCGCTCGCGAGCGACGCACACTTCGCGGAGCTGCGAGAGCACTTCAGCGAGGCGCAGATCACCGAGCTCGTCTCGGTGATCGCGCTGTTCGGCTTCCTCAACCGCTGGAACGACACGATGGCGACGACCCTCGAACCCGAGCCGCGCGCGTTCGCGAGCGAAGCGCTCAGCCGCGCAGGCTGGAAGATCGGCGCGCACGGCTGA
- a CDS encoding energy transducer TonB gives MPSRVMPEWPEDAERRGIDHWFVLVEFDVAEQGAPRNLRVLESSPGAAFEDAALSAISGWRYCPVIRDGQPVARDNVRVRLRFEREA, from the coding sequence GTGCCTTCACGCGTCATGCCCGAGTGGCCCGAGGACGCGGAGCGCAGAGGGATCGACCACTGGTTCGTCCTCGTGGAGTTCGACGTCGCGGAGCAGGGCGCGCCGCGAAACCTGCGCGTGCTCGAGTCTTCGCCCGGCGCCGCGTTCGAGGACGCAGCGCTGTCCGCGATCTCGGGCTGGCGCTACTGCCCCGTGATTCGCGACGGCCAGCCAGTCGCGCGCGACAACGTGCGCGTGCGACTGCGCTTCGAGCGCGAGGCGTAG
- a CDS encoding energy transducer TonB has translation MDVIRSALRFLATGLCGAMTLSVVFIGLSEMTHSGDEIALPTIGASKINFTRLRHDTPTQPKPPREKAEPPEREMLPPPITIETTPCGDCAGEIKLMPAIQPTRPPGAGTRPDFMVGGRNDVDIQPIVRVLPDYPPNGRGDGWVLVQFDITKVGSVANARVVDASPRGVFEKNALKAIERWRYRPAVMDGRAVERRGLRVRLSFVLEKA, from the coding sequence ATGGACGTGATTCGAAGCGCGCTGCGATTCCTGGCGACCGGCTTGTGCGGAGCGATGACGCTCAGCGTGGTGTTTATCGGGCTGAGCGAGATGACGCACTCGGGGGACGAGATCGCGCTGCCGACGATCGGTGCAAGCAAGATCAACTTCACGCGACTCAGGCACGACACCCCGACTCAGCCGAAGCCCCCGCGCGAGAAGGCGGAGCCGCCGGAGCGCGAGATGCTTCCGCCGCCCATCACGATCGAGACGACGCCGTGCGGCGACTGTGCGGGCGAGATCAAGCTGATGCCGGCGATCCAGCCGACCAGGCCTCCGGGAGCGGGGACGCGGCCGGACTTCATGGTGGGCGGCAGGAACGACGTCGACATCCAGCCGATCGTGCGCGTGCTTCCCGACTACCCGCCGAACGGACGCGGAGATGGCTGGGTGCTCGTGCAGTTCGACATCACGAAGGTGGGCAGCGTCGCGAACGCGCGCGTGGTCGATGCATCGCCGCGCGGCGTGTTCGAGAAGAACGCGCTGAAGGCGATCGAGCGCTGGCGCTATCGGCCCGCGGTGATGGACGGGCGGGCGGTGGAGCGCCGTGGCCTGCGCGTGCGGCTCAGCTTCGTGCTCGAGAAGGCGTGA
- a CDS encoding acyl-CoA dehydrogenase family protein → MDFEIPKEITDYLGVLDAFIELEIKPLERENDNIRFFDHRREHSRTDWDKDGEPRKEWEELLREMRRRADKAGHLRFALPKALGGKDGSNLAMAIIREHFATKGLGLHNDLQNEASIVGNFPTVLMMWHRGTEEQKKEFLEGMMNGTKRLAFGLTEPNHGSDALFLETTAVRDGNEWVLNGKKRFNSGMHSANYDMVFARSSGKPGDPRGITCFIVPTDSPGFKVEHQWWTFNMPTDHAEVSLTNVRVDNAAILGGEGTGLDMAQMFVHENRIRQAASSLGAGQYCILEAVKYAKERKTWGKPLAVNQAIQWPLAELHTDAEFIRNTIRRVAWEMDARKDPSRVDAKLSAQIAMVNYRANQFCCKAADQAIQTHGGIGYTRHKPFEHIYRHHRRYRITEGSDEVQIRKVAQQLFGKV, encoded by the coding sequence ATGGACTTCGAGATTCCCAAAGAGATCACCGACTACCTCGGTGTTCTCGACGCGTTCATCGAGCTCGAGATCAAGCCGCTCGAGCGCGAGAACGACAACATCCGCTTCTTCGACCACCGCCGCGAGCACTCGCGCACGGACTGGGACAAGGACGGCGAGCCGCGCAAGGAGTGGGAAGAGCTGCTGCGCGAGATGCGCCGCCGCGCGGACAAGGCGGGCCACCTGCGCTTCGCGCTGCCCAAGGCATTGGGCGGCAAGGACGGCTCGAACCTCGCGATGGCGATCATCCGCGAGCACTTCGCGACGAAGGGCCTCGGGCTGCACAACGATCTTCAGAACGAGGCCTCGATCGTCGGCAACTTCCCCACCGTGCTGATGATGTGGCATCGCGGCACCGAGGAGCAGAAGAAGGAGTTCCTCGAGGGCATGATGAACGGCACGAAGCGCCTCGCGTTCGGGCTCACCGAGCCGAACCACGGCAGCGACGCGCTGTTCCTCGAGACCACCGCCGTGCGCGACGGCAACGAGTGGGTCCTCAACGGCAAGAAGCGCTTCAACAGCGGCATGCACAGCGCGAACTACGACATGGTGTTCGCGCGCAGCTCGGGCAAGCCCGGCGATCCGCGCGGCATCACGTGCTTCATCGTGCCCACCGACTCGCCCGGCTTCAAAGTCGAGCATCAGTGGTGGACGTTCAACATGCCCACCGACCACGCCGAGGTTTCCCTAACAAACGTGCGCGTGGACAACGCCGCGATCCTGGGCGGCGAGGGCACCGGCCTCGACATGGCGCAGATGTTCGTGCACGAGAACCGCATCCGGCAGGCGGCGTCGAGCCTCGGCGCGGGCCAGTACTGCATTCTCGAGGCGGTGAAGTACGCGAAGGAGCGCAAGACCTGGGGCAAGCCGCTCGCGGTGAATCAGGCGATCCAGTGGCCGCTCGCGGAGCTGCACACCGACGCGGAGTTCATCCGCAACACGATCCGGCGCGTCGCGTGGGAGATGGACGCCCGCAAGGACCCGTCGCGCGTGGACGCGAAGCTCTCGGCGCAGATCGCGATGGTGAACTACCGCGCGAATCAGTTCTGCTGCAAAGCCGCGGACCAAGCGATCCAGACGCACGGCGGCATCGGCTACACGCGCCACAAGCCGTTCGAGCACATCTACCGCCACCACCGTCGCTATCGCATCACGGAGGGCTCGGACGAGGTGCAGATCCGCAAGGTGGCGCAGCAGTTGTTCGGGAAGGTGTAG
- a CDS encoding carboxylesterase/lipase family protein, whose translation MSAPEVQTTLGQVRGVGQGGTHAFLGIPYAAPPIGALRFESPQPAAPWRGVRECAAHGPAPMQARDGLSFELGLLAEHPQSEDSLTLNVWRPAAPAREPRAVMVWLHGGAFASGTAAGPAYQGAALAVRGDVIVVTLNYRVGALGFLHLAARSNLGLQDQLAALRFVQREIEAFGGDPQRVTLFGESAGAGSIIALLGMPAARGLFQRAIVQSAAPGGQLSADEASARAKLLAEKLGGDAADLAWWRSLPAERIVAGQGLAEPGPRRIGMFFAPVVDGGSLPEWPMRAIAAGSARDVALIIGTTANEMRLFQLVPGFGAMPEAALEPFVAAKLASATFRPGQNVREAAARIVAAYPGATPLDRFFALETDASLFAPSAQLAAAHARAADTWMYRFTWASPLRGGALGACHALDVPFALGTHASTPELRAFAGDDARAARVAHATMDAWAAFARTGNPEHASLGCAWPRYDEAKRATLELGDPCRTAFAPNEEKRRLWAEALEDSR comes from the coding sequence ATGAGCGCACCCGAAGTGCAGACCACGTTGGGACAGGTGCGCGGCGTGGGGCAAGGCGGCACGCACGCCTTCCTCGGCATCCCGTACGCGGCGCCGCCGATCGGCGCGCTGCGTTTCGAGTCGCCGCAGCCCGCGGCGCCGTGGCGCGGCGTGCGCGAGTGCGCGGCGCACGGCCCTGCGCCGATGCAAGCGCGCGACGGGCTCTCGTTCGAGCTCGGCCTGCTCGCCGAACATCCCCAGAGCGAGGATTCGCTCACGCTCAACGTGTGGCGCCCGGCGGCGCCGGCGCGCGAGCCGCGCGCGGTGATGGTGTGGCTGCACGGCGGCGCGTTCGCGAGTGGAACTGCGGCGGGGCCCGCTTATCAGGGCGCGGCGCTCGCAGTGCGCGGCGACGTGATCGTGGTGACGCTCAACTACCGCGTCGGCGCGCTCGGCTTCCTCCACCTCGCCGCGCGCAGCAACCTCGGCCTGCAGGATCAGCTCGCGGCATTGCGCTTCGTGCAGCGCGAGATCGAGGCGTTCGGCGGCGACCCGCAGCGCGTCACGCTGTTCGGCGAGAGCGCAGGCGCCGGAAGCATCATCGCGCTGCTCGGGATGCCCGCCGCGCGCGGGCTCTTCCAGCGCGCGATCGTGCAGAGCGCAGCGCCCGGTGGCCAGCTCAGCGCGGACGAAGCCTCAGCGCGCGCGAAGCTGCTCGCGGAGAAGCTCGGCGGCGATGCGGCCGACCTCGCGTGGTGGCGCTCGCTGCCTGCGGAGCGAATCGTCGCCGGGCAAGGCCTCGCCGAGCCGGGGCCACGGCGCATCGGCATGTTCTTCGCGCCGGTCGTCGACGGCGGCTCGCTGCCCGAGTGGCCGATGCGCGCGATCGCGGCAGGCAGCGCGCGAGACGTCGCACTGATCATCGGCACCACCGCGAACGAGATGCGCCTGTTCCAGCTCGTGCCCGGCTTTGGCGCGATGCCGGAGGCGGCGCTCGAGCCCTTCGTCGCCGCGAAGCTCGCGAGTGCGACATTTCGGCCCGGCCAGAATGTCCGCGAGGCGGCGGCGCGCATCGTGGCCGCGTACCCGGGCGCGACCCCGCTCGATCGCTTCTTCGCGCTCGAGACCGACGCGAGCTTGTTCGCGCCGAGCGCGCAGCTCGCCGCCGCGCACGCGCGCGCGGCGGACACCTGGATGTACCGCTTCACCTGGGCGTCTCCGCTGCGCGGCGGCGCGCTGGGCGCGTGCCACGCGCTCGACGTGCCATTCGCACTCGGCACGCACGCGAGCACGCCGGAGCTGCGCGCGTTCGCCGGCGACGACGCGCGCGCTGCTCGCGTCGCGCACGCCACGATGGACGCGTGGGCCGCCTTCGCGCGCACCGGGAATCCCGAGCACGCGAGCCTCGGCTGCGCTTGGCCGCGCTACGACGAGGCGAAACGCGCGACGCTCGAGCTCGGCGACCCGTGCCGTACCGCGTTCGCTCCGAACGAAGAGAAGCGCCGGCTGTGGGCCGAAGCGCTGGAGGACTCGCGATGA
- a CDS encoding LLM class flavin-dependent oxidoreductase, with protein MKLGGFLMPSHPPERAIGPAIEWDLAQIEQLDRLGFDEVWIGEHFSAPWEPVPAPDLLIAQAIPRTSQIKLCPGAHLLPYHHPVELAHRVAQLDHMARGRYMLGIGISGLPSDLNLYAIDPASGENRRMTIESLDIMLRLWRGEAFDFRGKYWNVGKPASSFDFLKLHLRPYQNPHPPIGIAGLSAGSETLKIAGERAFMPLSLSLNDDHTASHWKSVEEGARRSGRTPSRKDWRIVRDIYIAPTDAEAKRRVREGMLGRVWRDYLLPFFTGSGMGPNLVRPGDPESALSVDYFIENAWLVGSPDTVVRKIQRLQQATGGFGTLLMMVYDYSNESAHLDESLRLLTKEVMPHFAD; from the coding sequence ATGAAGCTCGGTGGCTTCCTGATGCCCTCGCATCCGCCCGAACGTGCGATCGGCCCCGCGATCGAGTGGGATCTCGCGCAGATCGAGCAGCTCGACCGGCTCGGCTTCGACGAGGTGTGGATCGGCGAGCACTTCAGCGCGCCGTGGGAGCCTGTGCCGGCGCCCGACTTGCTCATCGCGCAGGCGATCCCGCGCACGTCGCAGATCAAGCTCTGCCCCGGCGCGCACCTCCTCCCGTACCACCACCCCGTCGAGCTTGCGCACCGCGTCGCGCAGCTCGATCACATGGCGCGCGGCCGGTACATGCTCGGCATCGGCATCAGCGGCCTGCCGAGCGATCTCAACCTCTACGCGATCGATCCCGCGAGCGGCGAGAACCGGCGCATGACGATCGAGTCGCTCGACATCATGCTGCGGCTCTGGCGCGGCGAAGCCTTCGACTTCCGCGGCAAGTACTGGAACGTGGGCAAGCCCGCCTCGAGCTTCGACTTCCTGAAGCTGCATCTGCGCCCGTATCAGAATCCGCATCCCCCGATCGGGATTGCCGGCCTCTCCGCGGGCTCCGAGACCCTGAAGATCGCGGGCGAGCGCGCCTTCATGCCGCTCTCGCTCTCGCTGAACGACGACCACACGGCGTCGCACTGGAAGTCGGTGGAAGAAGGCGCGCGCCGCAGCGGGCGCACGCCGAGCCGCAAAGACTGGCGCATCGTGCGCGACATCTACATCGCGCCCACCGACGCCGAGGCGAAGCGGCGCGTGCGCGAAGGCATGCTCGGCCGCGTCTGGCGCGACTACCTGCTGCCGTTCTTCACCGGCAGCGGCATGGGCCCGAACCTCGTTAGGCCCGGCGACCCCGAGAGCGCGCTCAGCGTGGACTACTTCATCGAGAACGCCTGGCTGGTCGGCTCGCCCGACACCGTGGTGCGCAAGATCCAGCGCCTCCAGCAAGCGACCGGCGGCTTCGGGACGCTGCTGATGATGGTCTACGACTACAGCAACGAGTCCGCGCACTTGGACGAGTCCCTGCGCCTGCTGACGAAAGAGGTGATGCCGCATTTCGCCGACTGA
- a CDS encoding nuclear transport factor 2 family protein gives MTSDEQAIRNLLFTYAERIDRGDIEGMARLFEHAAYRAGDQPPITDWRAVAHLNQTLVILYEDGTPKTQHDTTNVLIELDPTSTKASARSRFTVLQCAPGQPLQLIVAGRYHDTFEKHANTWRFATRHIFMDLIGDLTKHLRLDKLAEAQRRP, from the coding sequence ATGACGAGCGACGAACAAGCCATCCGCAACTTGCTCTTCACCTACGCCGAACGCATCGACCGCGGCGACATCGAAGGCATGGCGCGCCTCTTCGAGCACGCCGCTTACCGCGCCGGCGACCAGCCGCCGATCACCGACTGGCGAGCCGTCGCGCATCTGAACCAAACGCTCGTGATCCTCTACGAAGACGGCACGCCGAAGACGCAGCACGACACGACCAACGTGCTCATCGAGCTCGACCCCACGAGCACCAAAGCCTCCGCCCGCTCCCGCTTCACGGTCCTCCAATGCGCTCCAGGTCAACCGCTCCAACTCATCGTCGCCGGCCGCTACCACGACACCTTCGAAAAGCACGCCAACACCTGGCGCTTCGCCACCCGCCACATCTTCATGGACCTGATCGGCGACCTGACCAAACACCTCCGCCTCGACAAGCTCGCCGAAGCCCAACGCCGCCCCTAA